A window of Eubacteriaceae bacterium ES3 contains these coding sequences:
- a CDS encoding LytTR family DNA-binding domain-containing protein produces MVVIGVCEDQPEERKKLRELIEENGKVHHIETEVLEYPSGNDFWDRYVPGKLDILFLDIYLEDTTGIDIAKKLREKGETCALIFLTSSPDYAIEGFELSARHYLIKPVTGQKIDEALSRCKNKVKRRYLEIESDRLKHRIYLDQIRYIEVFDKVSIIHTISQDIKTYLALSKLEKELGGQPFLRCHRCAIINMDYVSDYTATDFIMDDQTLVAIHKKGSAETRQQYLDYIFSKIRGQGNE; encoded by the coding sequence ATGGTTGTGATTGGTGTGTGTGAAGATCAGCCAGAAGAGCGGAAGAAGCTCAGGGAGCTGATTGAAGAAAATGGAAAAGTCCATCATATTGAGACAGAAGTGTTAGAATATCCGTCTGGTAACGATTTTTGGGACCGCTATGTACCGGGAAAGCTGGATATTTTGTTTTTGGATATTTATCTGGAGGATACGACCGGCATTGATATTGCCAAAAAACTTAGGGAGAAGGGGGAAACCTGTGCCCTTATTTTTTTAACATCAAGCCCAGATTATGCCATCGAAGGCTTTGAACTAAGCGCGCGACATTATTTGATTAAACCGGTTACCGGGCAGAAAATTGATGAAGCTTTAAGCCGATGTAAAAATAAGGTAAAACGTCGTTATCTTGAAATCGAAAGTGACCGGCTCAAACACCGGATTTATCTTGATCAAATCCGATATATTGAAGTGTTTGATAAGGTTTCAATTATCCATACGATAAGCCAGGATATAAAAACATACCTTGCTTTATCGAAGCTGGAGAAAGAGCTGGGCGGCCAGCCGTTTTTGCGCTGTCATCGTTGTGCGATTATCAACATGGATTACGTTTCCGATTATACGGCTACTGATTTTATCATGGATGACCAGACACTGGTAGCGATCCATAAGAAAGGCAGTGCTGAAACCAGGCAGCAATACCTGGATTATATATTCTCCAAGATACGAGGACAAGGCAATGAGTAG
- a CDS encoding GHKL domain-containing protein: MSSDQLNLILGISLSIIPYFVLAFIPVWDQLRYSKRIAVLSGFACIIANVLSVSLIIALFPDWDKLRIGHSLFFLLLYIAVFLFNVRADAAKLIFIALLVKSYADFVVTMAKYLEINFMVLWLEQSFVKASYSFYFNLFQVVMLGLTYPVIWIFFRKKITEVVQTSNKAWNYIWVVPLVYYVISLSFSGLNTELIQTWQFLVFDLAAFFGFYLIYYIVIEMLKQSEKNAILSENNRMMNQQLVLQKNYYQMFGESIDNIRKSEHDMRHHLNEVKALVQKDKHDKAEAYIEKIVDTQPSLKDVMFCKNDTVNALVGYYVELCQREGIELELALSVPESLSIDDVDLCVIFGNLLENAVEASRKVSTGKKRIFMASQIQKNKLLITADNSYEEELKLKNGIYLSSKRKNAHGIGLASISEVAKKHKGQALFKAENQKFQASILLRIEEIGQEE, from the coding sequence ATGAGTAGTGATCAGCTCAACCTTATCTTAGGCATCAGTCTTTCAATTATCCCCTATTTTGTACTGGCCTTTATTCCGGTTTGGGATCAGCTGCGATATTCTAAACGGATTGCTGTTTTAAGCGGATTTGCCTGTATTATAGCTAATGTTCTTTCGGTGAGCCTGATTATTGCATTATTTCCGGATTGGGATAAACTGCGGATCGGCCATAGTTTATTTTTCCTCTTGCTTTATATTGCAGTCTTTCTCTTTAATGTTAGAGCTGATGCTGCAAAATTAATTTTTATTGCCTTACTGGTCAAAAGCTATGCTGATTTTGTAGTTACAATGGCAAAGTATCTTGAAATCAATTTTATGGTTTTATGGCTAGAGCAAAGTTTTGTAAAAGCGTCTTATTCTTTTTATTTTAATCTTTTTCAGGTTGTTATGCTGGGTCTTACATATCCGGTGATCTGGATTTTCTTTCGGAAAAAGATCACAGAAGTGGTGCAGACCAGTAATAAAGCCTGGAATTACATTTGGGTGGTGCCACTGGTCTACTACGTCATTTCATTGTCTTTTTCGGGTCTCAATACTGAGCTGATTCAAACCTGGCAGTTTCTGGTTTTTGATCTGGCAGCGTTTTTTGGCTTTTATCTGATTTATTATATTGTTATCGAAATGCTTAAACAATCTGAAAAGAACGCAATTCTTTCTGAGAATAATCGGATGATGAACCAGCAATTAGTGTTGCAGAAAAATTATTATCAGATGTTCGGCGAAAGTATCGATAATATCAGAAAAAGTGAACATGATATGCGTCATCATCTCAATGAAGTCAAGGCGTTGGTACAGAAGGACAAACATGATAAGGCCGAAGCATATATCGAAAAAATTGTTGATACCCAGCCCAGCCTGAAAGATGTAATGTTTTGCAAAAATGATACGGTAAACGCATTAGTGGGCTATTATGTGGAGCTTTGCCAGCGGGAGGGCATTGAACTGGAACTGGCTTTGTCGGTACCGGAAAGTTTAAGTATTGACGATGTTGATCTTTGCGTGATCTTTGGGAATCTTTTGGAAAATGCTGTGGAAGCCAGCCGAAAAGTTTCGACAGGTAAGAAACGCATTTTTATGGCTTCGCAGATTCAGAAAAACAAGCTGTTAATAACTGCCGATAATAGCTATGAGGAGGAATTGAAATTAAAGAACGGGATTTATCTTTCCTCCAAACGAAAGAATGCCCATGGAATTGGCCTGGCTTCTATTTCGGAAGTCGCTAAAAAGCATAAGGGTCAGGCGCTATTTAAAGCTGAGAATCAAAAATTTCAGGCTTCTATTCTTTTACGAATAGAGGAGATTGGTCAGGAAGAATAA
- a CDS encoding pyridoxamine 5'-phosphate oxidase family protein gives MNEIIEFLNDCGTFFVSTVDGDQPKVRPFGFVMEYDGKLCICTNNQKPVFAQLKANPAIEICGCKGPKWVRLYGKAVPATTEESQAKALEIMPMLKNMYSVGDGVFEIIALEDAKADFCSMTGDFHQVCL, from the coding sequence ATGAACGAAATAATTGAATTCTTAAACGATTGCGGAACTTTTTTTGTGAGCACGGTAGATGGTGATCAGCCAAAGGTACGACCTTTTGGTTTTGTCATGGAATATGATGGCAAGCTTTGCATCTGCACCAATAATCAGAAGCCAGTCTTTGCCCAACTAAAAGCCAATCCGGCTATCGAAATCTGCGGCTGCAAAGGCCCAAAATGGGTACGTCTATATGGCAAAGCAGTTCCTGCAACCACTGAAGAAAGTCAAGCGAAAGCCCTAGAAATTATGCCAATGTTAAAGAATATGTATTCTGTCGGTGATGGCGTCTTTGAAATCATTGCCTTAGAAGATGCAAAAGCCGATTTTTGCTCAATGACAGGAGACTTCCACCAGGTTTGCCTGTAA
- a CDS encoding TIGR03905 family TSCPD domain-containing protein — MAFKFKTQGVCPSEINFAIEGETIKDLNFIGGCSGNLSALSKMINGKQIDEIIPMFKGHTCGARNNSCMNQLVVALEAARETM; from the coding sequence ATGGCATTTAAGTTCAAAACACAAGGGGTTTGTCCCAGTGAAATCAACTTCGCAATTGAAGGAGAAACGATTAAAGACCTTAACTTTATTGGCGGATGTAGTGGGAATTTATCAGCCTTGTCAAAAATGATTAATGGAAAGCAGATAGATGAGATTATTCCAATGTTTAAAGGACATACCTGTGGTGCCCGTAATAATTCTTGCATGAATCAGCTGGTTGTAGCACTTGAAGCTGCTAGAGAGACAATGTAG
- a CDS encoding YwbE family protein yields the protein MDGQKRSNIKPGILVDIVLKQDQRSGKLTQGRVKRLLTNSATHPHGIKVMLEDGQVGRVKKIYTEDEKA from the coding sequence GTGGATGGACAGAAAAGGTCAAATATTAAACCGGGGATTCTGGTGGATATTGTTTTAAAGCAGGATCAGCGGTCGGGTAAACTGACCCAGGGGAGAGTTAAACGGCTGCTTACCAATAGTGCCACTCATCCCCACGGGATTAAGGTAATGCTTGAGGATGGACAGGTTGGCCGGGTAAAAAAAATTTATACTGAGGACGAAAAAGCTTAA
- a CDS encoding methylglyoxal synthase gives METSYKSVTIEKTKKIALIAHDGKKPELLSWVKKNKEILQGHFLCGTGTTGRLIQEATGLPVEIFQSGPLGGDQQIGANIVDGKVHMMIFLWDPLEAQPHDPDIKALLRIASVYDIPVANNLATADFILNSKYMNTEYVHWVLDFERQAQKRAETYEK, from the coding sequence ATGGAAACCAGTTATAAGAGTGTGACCATTGAAAAAACCAAAAAAATTGCCCTGATTGCTCATGATGGCAAAAAGCCGGAGCTGCTTTCCTGGGTAAAAAAGAACAAGGAGATTCTCCAAGGACATTTTCTTTGCGGGACAGGAACCACCGGACGACTAATTCAGGAAGCAACGGGCTTGCCGGTAGAAATTTTTCAGAGCGGCCCATTGGGTGGTGACCAGCAGATTGGCGCCAATATTGTGGATGGGAAAGTTCATATGATGATTTTTTTATGGGATCCTTTAGAAGCTCAGCCCCATGATCCGGATATTAAAGCGCTCCTTAGAATTGCCTCAGTTTATGATATTCCTGTAGCCAATAATCTAGCGACTGCTGATTTTATCTTAAACTCCAAGTATATGAATACGGAATATGTTCACTGGGTTCTGGATTTTGAAAGACAGGCCCAAAAGCGAGCAGAAACTTATGAAAAATAA
- a CDS encoding PH domain-containing protein has translation MNYSVSLIHSINPLFFAILALGLLLMGKSVYTLKSFPELKSKSIKELVVGSVVMIGVLALFIVLPLLSTITITDNQLEVRLSSGFTNLTVSSQDVQSAVVITLNSDPATTIADKIVGTSSRDYLEGMFQMEDGTEAGILLNGDQALMVKTAEQTLFLGPDDFDDFLADFNSTIFPVE, from the coding sequence ATGAATTATTCTGTTTCACTTATCCATTCCATCAATCCCCTTTTTTTTGCCATTCTGGCTTTAGGACTGCTGCTTATGGGAAAATCTGTTTATACCTTAAAATCTTTTCCGGAGCTAAAAAGCAAATCTATTAAAGAACTGGTGGTCGGTTCAGTGGTCATGATTGGAGTCCTTGCTCTTTTCATCGTTCTTCCGCTTTTATCCACGATCACCATTACTGATAATCAGCTGGAAGTACGGCTATCAAGCGGATTTACAAACCTAACCGTGTCTTCTCAAGATGTCCAGTCAGCCGTTGTCATAACTCTTAATTCTGATCCCGCCACTACGATAGCTGATAAAATAGTTGGAACCTCAAGCCGCGACTATCTGGAAGGGATGTTTCAGATGGAAGATGGCACAGAAGCAGGAATTCTCTTAAACGGTGATCAGGCTCTGATGGTTAAAACAGCTGAGCAGACGCTTTTTCTTGGCCCCGATGACTTTGATGACTTTCTCGCTGATTTTAATAGCACTATTTTCCCAGTTGAATAG
- a CDS encoding multidrug effflux MFS transporter — protein MNTQPTESHTEISQPYLKHKGLIIFLALMNAFIPLSTDMYLPALPSMSAYFNSGSAVTNLTLSSFFLFYAIGILFWGPLSDKYGRRKILLIGSVIYAISSIACALSFSVYFLIGSRILQGIGAGGITSVAMAIIKDSFSGKRRESILAVCQAIAGLAPMLAPIVGGLLLHFADWRGSFWLLALISLINLIFSILFKETLQDENRYTGSLLGAVGRLFVVAKNKSFILPGLIFSISTLPFMGYIAVSSYIYVDYYGLSAQTYSVFFAANALLSLTGPFIYVKFLSNMDKKWFATLTLSMATISGLAVMTIGRTSPYLFWISFLLMSLSGTIVRPFSTNLLLSQQKGDTGSAASLIGTLFTVLGSLGMSLASLPWADTVLSLGIIITVFSVFSLLAWNITVRSSLSIIGLETKTKK, from the coding sequence ATGAACACCCAACCCACTGAAAGCCACACAGAAATTAGCCAACCTTATCTTAAACATAAGGGCTTAATCATCTTTTTGGCTTTGATGAACGCCTTTATTCCCTTATCAACAGATATGTATTTACCAGCCCTGCCCAGCATGAGTGCCTATTTTAACAGTGGCTCAGCGGTCACCAATCTGACCCTCAGCAGTTTCTTTCTATTCTACGCGATAGGAATTCTTTTCTGGGGTCCGCTCAGTGACAAATACGGCCGCCGGAAAATTTTATTAATCGGCAGTGTAATTTATGCAATCAGCAGTATCGCCTGTGCTTTGTCTTTTAGCGTATACTTTCTGATTGGCTCCCGCATCCTTCAGGGAATCGGCGCAGGGGGGATTACCTCGGTTGCCATGGCAATCATTAAAGACTCATTTTCCGGAAAAAGACGGGAATCAATTCTAGCAGTCTGTCAAGCCATTGCTGGCCTGGCCCCAATGCTTGCTCCTATTGTCGGCGGTCTGCTGCTTCATTTTGCAGACTGGCGGGGTTCTTTCTGGTTACTGGCCTTAATCAGCCTGATAAACCTGATTTTTTCGATTCTGTTTAAAGAAACCCTGCAGGACGAAAATCGCTATACCGGCTCACTTTTGGGCGCTGTCGGAAGGCTCTTTGTGGTTGCCAAAAATAAAAGCTTTATCCTTCCGGGTCTGATTTTCTCCATCAGTACACTCCCATTTATGGGGTATATCGCCGTTTCTTCATATATCTATGTTGACTATTACGGATTAAGTGCCCAAACCTACAGCGTGTTTTTCGCCGCTAACGCCCTGTTATCTTTAACCGGACCTTTTATTTATGTCAAATTTTTAAGTAATATGGATAAAAAGTGGTTTGCAACCCTGACCTTATCAATGGCCACTATTAGCGGTCTTGCCGTTATGACAATTGGACGGACATCGCCATATTTATTCTGGATTTCATTTTTATTGATGTCTCTATCCGGAACAATTGTCAGGCCATTTAGTACCAACCTGCTTCTTAGTCAGCAAAAAGGCGACACTGGTTCAGCCGCTTCTCTAATTGGGACGCTTTTTACTGTTCTTGGAAGTCTGGGAATGTCTCTGGCTTCCCTTCCATGGGCTGACACGGTTCTCAGCCTGGGCATCATTATTACTGTTTTTTCGGTCTTTTCACTGCTTGCCTGGAACATTACGGTTCGCTCAAGTCTTTCAATTATTGGACTGGAAACAAAAACGAAAAAGTGA
- a CDS encoding ABC transporter permease subunit: MNILLKELKLNLKSLIIWCCAQGFIIFAGMMKYQGFADSEVDISALFDSLPKEVLTVLGMESVNIATIPGFYSVFFLYFMLLAAVHAIMYGAIAVSREERDHCADFIYTRPRRRFQVIAPKLVGGVINLMVFNAVTFIASIAFIAYYNDGNGMVSEVSVTMLALFFLQLFFLAIGSFFGAICPTTKIATSVSTGFVMLTFLLSVIIELVDSADFLRVLTPFNYFNAQDLVINGQLDGLPALILVAATIIFSGLCIFSFHFRDLRT; encoded by the coding sequence ATGAATATCTTATTAAAAGAATTAAAACTTAATCTAAAGTCCTTAATCATCTGGTGTTGTGCGCAGGGTTTTATCATTTTTGCCGGAATGATGAAGTATCAGGGTTTTGCGGACTCTGAAGTAGATATAAGCGCCTTATTCGACAGCCTGCCCAAAGAAGTGCTGACCGTTTTAGGTATGGAAAGTGTCAATATTGCCACTATCCCCGGCTTCTATTCAGTCTTTTTTCTCTATTTTATGTTATTGGCTGCTGTTCACGCCATTATGTATGGCGCCATCGCAGTATCACGGGAGGAGCGCGATCATTGTGCCGACTTTATCTACACAAGGCCGCGCCGGCGTTTTCAGGTCATCGCCCCCAAACTGGTTGGCGGCGTGATCAATCTGATGGTTTTTAATGCCGTTACCTTCATCGCCTCGATTGCCTTTATAGCCTACTACAATGATGGCAACGGGATGGTCAGTGAAGTCTCTGTGACCATGCTGGCACTTTTTTTCCTCCAGCTCTTTTTCCTGGCAATCGGCAGCTTTTTTGGAGCCATCTGTCCCACTACTAAAATTGCCACTTCTGTTTCAACCGGCTTTGTAATGCTGACTTTTCTGCTCTCAGTAATCATTGAGCTTGTTGATTCGGCCGACTTTTTAAGGGTTCTTACCCCTTTTAATTATTTTAACGCCCAGGACCTGGTCATCAACGGCCAACTGGATGGACTACCGGCACTAATACTTGTCGCTGCCACAATTATATTCTCCGGCCTATGTATTTTTAGCTTTCACTTTAGAGATTTAAGAACCTAA
- a CDS encoding ABC transporter permease subunit, translating to MNIIRQELKMNLRPLITWCLSLLGILILFMLFYPALSDQMEEFQKVFDSFPAAFQAALKLDAITIDSIMGYYQFAFSFILLGGAIQAMNLGVAIISQEVRMKTGDFLFVKPITRNRAVTMKMLTALILIAITNIFYNISSVIILTVIDSQSFDLKTFLLMNGSLLFIQLFFVSLGLFLSTFLKRIRTVLPVSLGAVFFFYVISMIQETVDDPKLRLISPFDYFNLEEIMERMEYNASYLLLWLALTVIFVLGTYWLFKRKDLPAI from the coding sequence ATGAACATCATTAGACAGGAGCTTAAAATGAATCTCCGCCCACTGATCACCTGGTGCCTGTCGCTTTTAGGTATCCTGATTCTGTTTATGCTTTTCTACCCCGCCTTATCCGACCAGATGGAGGAATTTCAAAAGGTCTTCGACAGTTTCCCCGCCGCTTTTCAGGCTGCCTTAAAACTTGATGCAATCACCATTGACAGCATCATGGGTTACTATCAGTTTGCCTTTTCCTTTATCCTGCTGGGAGGCGCTATTCAGGCTATGAATCTGGGCGTAGCCATTATCTCACAGGAAGTACGGATGAAAACCGGTGATTTTCTTTTCGTTAAGCCAATCACCAGAAATCGGGCTGTCACCATGAAAATGCTCACTGCTCTAATTCTGATTGCTATTACCAATATTTTTTACAACATCAGTTCAGTAATCATCCTGACTGTCATCGACTCTCAAAGTTTTGATTTAAAAACCTTCCTCTTAATGAATGGAAGCCTGCTTTTTATCCAATTGTTTTTTGTCAGCCTCGGCCTTTTCCTTTCAACCTTTTTAAAGAGGATAAGAACTGTCCTTCCTGTTAGCCTGGGTGCGGTTTTCTTCTTTTATGTCATTTCGATGATTCAAGAAACTGTCGATGACCCCAAGTTACGGCTAATTTCTCCCTTTGACTATTTCAATCTAGAAGAAATCATGGAGCGTATGGAGTATAACGCCTCCTATCTGCTCTTATGGCTGGCACTAACCGTTATTTTTGTCCTTGGTACTTACTGGCTGTTTAAACGAAAAGATCTTCCGGCCATTTAG
- a CDS encoding ABC transporter ATP-binding protein — translation MNVIEINGLTKYYGKHRGIEDVSFSVEEGEIYGFIGPNGAGKSTTIRTLLSLIYPTKGSATIFGKDCIKYGHEIRRDIGYLPSEVFYYEHMKVLEVLKYSASFYDNVNPARIKELADIMDLDLNKRIDDLSYGNKKKVGIVQGLLHEPKLIILDEPTSGLDPLMQQKFFDLIRKENELGATVLFSSHILSEVQKLCHRVAIIKDGTIVDIKDINEMRRNNYKKVMLEFEGIIDISHFNLPGVTNLTLENNVMEFLYKGDINKIIQRLQGVKLANMLIEEPTLEEIFMHYYQKEE, via the coding sequence ATGAATGTCATTGAAATAAATGGTCTGACTAAATATTACGGAAAACATCGGGGCATCGAAGATGTCAGCTTTTCAGTTGAGGAAGGCGAAATCTATGGTTTTATCGGCCCCAACGGCGCCGGTAAATCGACAACTATTAGAACCCTTTTATCCCTGATCTATCCAACAAAAGGATCTGCCACAATTTTTGGCAAGGACTGCATTAAATACGGCCACGAAATCAGACGGGACATCGGCTATCTGCCCTCTGAAGTCTTTTACTATGAACATATGAAGGTTCTGGAAGTCTTAAAATATTCTGCCAGCTTCTATGACAATGTCAATCCTGCCAGAATCAAGGAATTGGCCGATATTATGGATCTGGATCTCAACAAACGAATTGATGATCTTTCTTATGGTAACAAGAAAAAGGTGGGTATCGTTCAGGGACTTTTACACGAACCTAAACTGATCATTCTCGACGAACCTACCAGTGGACTGGATCCACTAATGCAGCAGAAGTTTTTTGATCTGATCCGCAAGGAAAATGAACTGGGAGCGACTGTTCTATTTTCTTCCCATATTCTTTCTGAGGTTCAAAAACTCTGTCATCGGGTGGCGATAATTAAAGACGGCACCATCGTAGATATTAAAGACATTAACGAAATGCGCCGCAATAATTATAAAAAAGTGATGCTGGAGTTTGAAGGAATTATTGATATCAGTCATTTCAATCTACCCGGTGTTACCAATCTGACACTTGAAAACAACGTGATGGAATTTTTGTACAAAGGCGATATCAACAAGATTATCCAGCGGCTGCAGGGCGTTAAACTTGCCAATATGCTGATTGAAGAACCGACTCTTGAAGAAATTTTCATGCATTATTATCAGAAGGAGGAATAG
- a CDS encoding NifB/NifX family molybdenum-iron cluster-binding protein has protein sequence MKIAVTSSGKTLDDQVTKEFEKAAYLLIIETDNLSLSVFEGHGDGLELAGQIKEYDCEGVITGEIEEDSFYALADEGITRFKGDGMAVGEALDKMEKRQLEYLRDYKGAPPGHHHH, from the coding sequence ATGAAAATTGCAGTGACAAGCAGCGGGAAAACATTGGACGATCAGGTGACTAAAGAATTTGAAAAAGCGGCCTATCTGCTGATTATAGAAACCGATAATCTGAGCTTGAGTGTTTTTGAAGGACATGGAGATGGGCTTGAGTTAGCCGGGCAGATAAAGGAATATGACTGTGAAGGGGTTATTACCGGTGAAATCGAAGAGGATTCATTCTATGCTTTGGCGGATGAAGGGATTACCCGTTTTAAGGGAGATGGGATGGCAGTTGGGGAAGCTCTTGATAAAATGGAAAAAAGACAACTTGAGTATCTCAGGGATTATAAAGGCGCACCTCCTGGCCATCACCATCATTAA
- a CDS encoding site-specific integrase → MAKKKETRNAQGSGTIRLRPDGRWEARYTLGHDPGTGKQIRKSIYGATQQEVRKKLIAVTATIDSGDYKEPSKLTVSDWFKIWVNDYVLNLKPLTLKSYRTQIDNHIIPSLGRVKLSALAPHHIQKFYNKLNEEYSPKTVKNIHGVLHKGLKQAMDLGYIRVNPADTCTLPKVVKSQIKPMDKTLIPAFREAIKGHQFENLYLIDLFTGLRQSEIIGLTWDCVDFEAGTIYVYRQYQKLKGGYQWASLKNNKTRLIKPADLVMATLINEKVKQSESRLRAGSAWQNPNNFVFTNPLGTHMKHETISKNYKKIVTDLGMPELRFHDLRHSFAVVSLQVGDDVKTVQENLGHHSAAFTMDTYAHVTDAMRKASSERMNAFIDTL, encoded by the coding sequence ATGGCAAAGAAAAAGGAAACCAGAAACGCCCAGGGATCGGGAACGATCCGCTTGCGTCCTGATGGAAGATGGGAAGCCCGGTACACGCTGGGTCATGATCCCGGTACTGGAAAACAGATCCGCAAATCTATCTATGGTGCCACCCAACAGGAAGTAAGAAAAAAACTAATTGCCGTTACCGCCACCATTGATAGTGGCGATTATAAAGAACCGTCAAAATTAACGGTTTCTGACTGGTTTAAAATCTGGGTTAATGATTATGTCCTGAATTTAAAACCGCTCACGCTTAAGTCATACAGAACGCAAATCGACAATCACATTATCCCGTCACTGGGTAGGGTCAAGCTTTCCGCACTGGCACCGCACCATATTCAGAAATTTTATAATAAACTGAATGAAGAATATTCCCCCAAGACGGTTAAAAACATTCATGGTGTGCTGCACAAAGGACTTAAACAAGCTATGGATCTGGGTTATATCCGGGTTAATCCGGCCGATACCTGCACACTTCCAAAGGTGGTAAAATCACAAATCAAACCCATGGATAAAACCCTTATTCCGGCCTTTAGAGAAGCCATAAAAGGGCATCAATTTGAAAATCTATATCTCATTGATTTATTTACCGGGTTACGGCAATCGGAAATTATCGGCCTTACCTGGGATTGTGTCGATTTTGAAGCTGGCACCATCTATGTTTATCGGCAATATCAGAAATTAAAAGGCGGTTACCAGTGGGCAAGCCTAAAGAATAATAAAACCCGTTTGATTAAACCCGCTGACCTGGTCATGGCTACCCTGATAAATGAGAAAGTAAAGCAGTCAGAAAGTCGGTTACGGGCTGGATCGGCATGGCAGAACCCGAATAATTTTGTTTTCACCAATCCGTTGGGTACACATATGAAGCATGAAACGATATCGAAGAATTATAAGAAGATTGTTACTGATCTGGGAATGCCAGAACTGCGCTTTCATGACCTGCGACATTCCTTTGCGGTGGTATCCCTTCAAGTTGGTGACGATGTTAAAACCGTACAGGAAAACTTAGGCCACCATTCAGCAGCCTTCACGATGGATACATATGCACACGTCACCGATGCCATGAGAAAAGCAAGCTCTGAACGCATGAATGCTTTTATAGATACGCTGTAA
- a CDS encoding helix-turn-helix domain-containing protein, with product MGIGSNIKKILKKQNMTTTELAKSINMPVTTLYSLIKRDSDTEKRETIEAIADVLKVTVGMINDGYDKMPLGTTIRNYREEKNMSREELSKITGIQPEIIRLYEIGSLFPDIDTLDNLIPSIPFNDYQNLDESALITHFKQAREKMGMTNDEIHENTDFDIKLLEQFENGDLGGNIPLEMRYFLGMLIGYVAGDLGDENKEQFLKHLKSSSQKELLNFFNKLNDTGKRKAIESVELLTKIPEYQAIFIIDHQNDHE from the coding sequence ATGGGGATTGGAAGTAATATTAAAAAAATTCTAAAAAAACAAAACATGACTACCACAGAACTTGCAAAATCAATAAATATGCCAGTAACGACGCTTTATTCATTAATAAAAAGAGATTCTGACACTGAAAAGCGTGAAACTATCGAAGCTATTGCGGATGTTCTAAAAGTAACCGTTGGAATGATTAATGATGGTTATGACAAGATGCCTTTAGGTACAACAATTAGGAATTATAGAGAAGAGAAAAATATGTCACGTGAAGAATTGTCTAAAATAACTGGGATACAACCAGAAATTATAAGACTTTATGAAATTGGTTCTTTATTTCCTGATATAGATACTTTAGATAATTTAATTCCTTCTATACCTTTTAATGATTATCAAAACTTAGATGAATCTGCACTTATTACACACTTTAAGCAAGCCCGTGAAAAAATGGGAATGACAAACGATGAAATTCATGAAAATACCGATTTTGATATCAAATTATTAGAGCAATTTGAGAACGGCGATTTAGGAGGTAACATACCTTTAGAAATGAGATACTTTTTAGGAATGCTAATTGGTTATGTCGCTGGTGATTTAGGTGATGAAAATAAAGAGCAATTTTTAAAACATTTAAAATCATCAAGTCAAAAAGAATTACTCAATTTTTTCAACAAACTTAATGATACTGGGAAAAGGAAGGCAATTGAAAGCGTTGAACTATTAACTAAAATACCCGAATATCAAGCAATTTTTATTATAGATCATCAAAATGACCATGAATAA
- a CDS encoding helix-turn-helix transcriptional regulator, with translation MKINKSSLDIAMANKKINFRGLSELSNVSTSTLSYINNGKHCRPEIAGKIAKALDMSVENLIEKET, from the coding sequence ATGAAAATCAATAAATCAAGTCTAGATATTGCGATGGCAAATAAAAAAATTAATTTTAGGGGACTTTCTGAACTGTCAAATGTTTCTACGTCAACGTTGTCTTACATCAATAATGGTAAGCATTGTAGACCTGAAATAGCTGGTAAGATAGCCAAAGCATTAGATATGTCAGTCGAAAATTTAATTGAAAAGGAGACCTAA
- a CDS encoding helix-turn-helix domain-containing protein — protein sequence MEKLTYNVAEIAVLMGISKGNAYELTHRDSFPAIRIGRRILIPKQEFLTWLGAEARGEYGTNEV from the coding sequence ATGGAAAAGCTAACTTATAATGTTGCTGAAATAGCGGTGTTAATGGGGATTTCAAAAGGAAACGCATATGAATTAACGCATCGGGATAGTTTTCCAGCTATTAGAATCGGTCGCAGAATTTTGATTCCAAAGCAAGAATTTTTAACCTGGCTAGGTGCCGAAGCAAGGGGAGAATATGGAACAAATGAAGTATAA